One region of Peromyscus eremicus chromosome 4, PerEre_H2_v1, whole genome shotgun sequence genomic DNA includes:
- the Mtln gene encoding LOW QUALITY PROTEIN: mitoregulin (The sequence of the model RefSeq protein was modified relative to this genomic sequence to represent the inferred CDS: substituted 1 base at 1 genomic stop codon), whose amino-acid sequence MADVSERTLQVSVLVAFASGVVLGXQANRLRRRYLDWRKRRLQDKLATTQKKLDLA is encoded by the coding sequence ATGGCGGACGTATCCGAGAGGACGCTGCAGGTGTCGGTGCTAGTGGCTTTCGCCTCTGGAGTGGTCCTGGGCTAGCAGGCAAATCGGCTGCGGAGGCGTTACCTGGACTGGAGGAAGCGGAGGCTGCAGGACAAGCTGGCGACGACTCAGAAGAAGCTGGACCTGGCCTGA